The region ATTCAGCTCGAAATGAAATTGAACGTGAGAAAAAACAAGCTTTACAGGAAATTGAAAAGAGAGCCGGAGAGATAGCAGTAACATTAGCACTTAAGATCCTGCAAGGAGTACTTGACGAAAAGGCAAAAAGGGAATATTTGATTAATATTCTCAATAAGGAGAAAGAAAAATGAGATATTCGCAGATTGCAGCCAAGTACGCCAGAGCTCTGTTAAATGTTGCAGTTGAATTGGAAAAAACAGAAGAATACGGGGATATACTTGCTGTAGTTGTTCAACTTTATCAGAAAGCAAAGCAATTTTTTGATGATCCAACAATTGGCGCAGCAGAACATGTTGATAGAATTACCAAGTTTATTAATCAAATAGGGGCTCATTTTGACAAGCCTTTCTGGAATTTTTTGAAAATAGTTTTTGAGAAAAGAAGGCAATCAGTGTTACCTGCCATTTTGCAATACTATAAGAACATGAAAATTGAATCTGAAATGAAAGTACCTGTCTTCCTTACAACTGCTTATGAGCTTTCTGAAGAAGAACTTAAAGTTATCACTGACTTTGTCAGGAAGTATACAAAAAGAAATCCTGTTTTTGAAACCAGAATTGATGAATCCCTGATAGCTGGTGTAGTTATAGAATGTGAAGGAAAAACCTTTGATGCTTCTGTGGCTGGAAGGATTAGAAATGTAACCCGCCATGTTCTTCAAAGAGAGGTGATGTAGTTGAGAATTAGCCCTGGAGAAATAACAAAGGTGCTCGAGGATAGAATAAAGGAGTTTAAAGAAGAGATAGACCTTCAGGAAACAGGAAGAGTTGTCCAGATTGGAGATGGAATAGCAAGGGTTTACGGATTAAATAGTGTTATGGCTGATGAACTTGTTGAATTCGTTGAGACCGGCGTGAAGGGACTTGCTTTTAATCTTGAGGAGGATAATGTTGGTGTTATTTTATTAGGACCTTATTCTCAAATAAAAGAAGGTCATATTGTTAAAAGGCTTAAAAAGATTATTGAGGTACCAGTTGGCGAGGAACTCTTAGGTAGAGTTGTGAATCCCCTTGGAGAGCCACTTGATGGTCTTGGCCCAGTAGAGGCTAAACATACGCGCAAGATCGAAATCAAGGCGCCCGGTGTTATATATAGACGTCCTGTGAACACCCCTCTGCAAACTGGGATTAAGGCTATAGATGCCATGATCCCAATAGGTCGTGGACAGCGAGAGTTGATAATTGGTGATAGGCAAACAGGAAAAACAGCTATTGCCATAGATACCATCATAAATCAAAAAGGAAAAGGGGTCTATTGCATATATGTAGCGATAGGACAGAAGACAGCCGCAGTTGCCAGAATAGTTGATAAGCTCAGAGAATTTGGTGCTATGGAATATACTACAGTAGTTGTTGCATCTGCTTCAGATCCTGCACCAATTCAATACATTGCTCCTTATGCTGGCTGTGCTATGGGAGAATATTTTATGTACAATTCAAAAGATGCTCTTGTAGTTTACGATGATTTATCAAAGCATGCAGCGGCTTATAGACAGCTATCTTTGCTTCTCAGAAGACCACCGGGAAGAGAAGCTTACCCGGGAGATATATTTTATCTGCATTCAAGACTTCTTGAAAGAGCTGCAAGGCTCGATGACAAAATGGGTGGAGGCTCTTTAACAGCGCTTCCAATAGTAGAAACTCAGGCAAACGATGTTTCTGCCTATATTCCCACCAATGTTATATCTATAACGGATGGTCAAATATACCTCGAACCCGGACTTTTCTATTCTGGATTCAGACCGGCTATAAATGTTGGATTGTCTGTGTCAAGGGTGGGAGGTTCAGCCCAAATAAGAGCTATGAAACAAGTTGCCGGAATGTTGAGAATAGATCTTGCGCAATTTAGAGAGCTTGAAACATTTGCGCAGTTTGCATCTGAATTGGATCCTGCTACGAGAGCCCAGATTGTCCGCGGGCAACATTTGCAGGAGTTACTCAAACAGGACCAGTACAGCCCACTACCAGTTGAAGAACAAGTTGTGGTTCTTTATGCGGGCGTTAGAGGATATTTAGATGAGCTTCCGGTTGAATCTGTGAGAAAATTTGAAAAGGAATTTCTTGATTATATGAGAACGTCTAAATCTTCCCTGCTCAAATTGATATCGGAAAAGAAAGAATTAACTCAAGAAGTGGAAGATGAGTTGAAAAAATCTATTCAGGAGTTTCTGGAAGGATGGCATGAATAATGAGCAGAGGAAAATTAAGATCGGTAAAGGCTCGCATTCAATCAACGTCAGCGCTGATGAAAATAACGCGTGCAATGGAAATGGTTGCCAGAGCACGTGTCAGAAAGTTAGAAGAAGGTTTCAGAAAAGCAAAAACTTTTGCCAGTTCTGTTGAAGTTCTGAAAGATCGAATAGATTTTTCCTCGTGTGATCATCCGTTTGTTATTGGAAGCGGAAAGCCTGTTCTTGTTGTTGTAAGTTCAGATATGGGTCTATGTGGATCATTCAATGCAGAAATCATAAGAGAAACTGAACGCAGACTTAAAGATTTTGAAATACTGATTACCGTTGGCAGCAAAGCAACGGCGCATTTTTCTTCAAACAAAAAGCTCGCAAAATCTTATCAGAGAATATATGAAACACCAGCATTTAATGTTGCAGCTGCTTTGATGGAGGATTTACTGAAGATATCAGGAAATGTACATATTATATATGGGAAATTTGTTAATAGACTTGTTCAAAGACCTACTTGTGTTCAACTTACTCCGATAGCTGGAGGAAAAAATATTGAGAGATATGAATATGAACCATTTTCAGAAGAGCTTGCCGCAAACTTCGCCAATTTTTATGTAGCCACAAAGATATTTTCACTTCTTTATGAAACAAAAGTCAGCGAGATGTACGCAAGGCAAAATGCCATGAGAAATGCTACGGAAAACGCCAGAGAGATGATAAGAACTCTCACTCTGGAATATAATAAAGCCAGACAAGCGTCAATAACACAGGAACTTATAGAAATTGTGACAGGCGCTGAAGCACTGAAGGAAGAGTAAGGAGGCGATTTCTTTGGCTGGAAAAGGATACATAGTCAGAATCATAGGACCTGTTGTTGATGTCAAATTTGATGAAAAGGAACTTCCAGACATATACAATGCTTTAGAAGTTACCAATCCTCAAAATGGGGAAAAACTGATCCTGGAGGTTGAACAACTTATAGGAGATAATACTGTCAGAGCTGTTGCTCTTGATTCAACTGATGGTTTAACTCGTGGACTTGAGGTAGTGGACACAGGTAAACCAATTGTTGCGCCCGTTGGAAAAGGTGTTCTTGGAAGAATTCTAAACGTTGTTGGAAAACCTATTGATGAAAAAGGAGATATACAGGCAGAGGATTACTGGCCTATTCATCGACCGGCACCGAAGATTACTGAGCAGAAAACAGAAATTGAGGTACTTGAGACAGGCATCAAAGTGATTGATCTGCTTGCCCCCTTTCCTAAGGGTGGTAAGATAGGTTTTTTTGGTGGTGCAGGCGTTGGAAAAACTGTATTAGTTATGGAGCTTATAAGAAACATTGCAATTGAGCAGAAGGGTTTTTCTGTTTTTGCAGGTGTTGGAGAACGAACAAGGGAAGGAAATGATCTGTGGCTTGAAATGCAGGAAGCAGGCGTACTTGAGAATACTGTTCTGGTATTTGGGCAGATGAATGAGCCACCAGGAGCCCGATTCAGAGTAGGTCTGACTGCTCTGACTATAGCTGAGTACTTTCGCGATGTGGAAGGCAGAGATGTGCTTTTATTTATAGACAATATCTTTAGATTCGTACAGGCTGGTAGTGAAGTGTCTGCTTTGCTTGGAAGGATGCCATCGGCAGTGGGTTATCAGCCAACATTGGCAACGGATATGGGAGAATTGCAGGAAAGAATCACTTCGACCCAGAAAGGGTCCATAACATCGGTGCAGGCAATATATGTTCCCGCAGATGACATAACAGACCCAGCACCTGCGACGACTTTTTCCCACCTTGATGCATCGGTGGTTTTATCAAGAAAGATTGCTGAGCTTGGTATATATCCTGCTGTTGATCCTCTTGATTCAACTTCGAAAATACTTGATCCAGCAGTTATAGGCTGGGAGCATTATCAGGTTGCAAGGGGTGTTCAGGAGGTTCTTCAGAGGTATAAGGATCTCCAAGATATAATAGCTATTCTTGGTATGGAAGAATTGACAGAGGAGGATAAATTGATTGTTCAGAGAGCAAGAAAAATTCAACGTTTTTTAAGCCAGCCGTTCTTTGTGGCTGAGAGATTCACAGGCGCAAATGGAAAATATGTACCCATATCAGAAACAGTGAAAGGCTTTAAGGAGATACTCGAAGGAAAGCACGATTCCTTACCTGAGCAGGCGTTCTTTATGGTTGGAACAATTGATGAAGCTGTTCAAAAAGCAGAAAGATTGAAAGGAAGTGCTGCATGATAGAGGTTGAGATACTCTCTCCTTCAACGGTTTGCTGGATTGGAAAAGCAAAATTCATGAGTTTCAGAACAGTTGATGGATCGATGGGGATACTTCCAAAAAGAGCACCTATTGTTGCTCAACTTGCAATTGACTACGTGAGAGTCGTTACGGAAAGTGAAGAAAAAACCTTTGCTACGTATGGTGGATATATTCACTGCAACGGTCAAAAAGTAACAGTTGTTTCAAGCATTGTTGTTCCTGTGGAAGATCTGGACCCACATGTTTTCAAAAATGCTCAGGAAAGGGCGAAAAAGCTTCTGGAGTATCAGGATCAACTTTATAGAAACACGAAAATTGAAGCAGATGTGAGGGCAGGAAAGTAGAATATGCCATATTTTCTTGCGATAGGTGGCATAGGATTGCTGGTGGTTTCTATTTTGATTTTTCGAAAAACTTTTTCTGAGATCTCAAAAGAAATGCTGCTTGTTGTTTTGCTCTGCGTTGTTCTTGCGATCATATCAATTATGGCAGCACTTTTGAAGGGGGGATGATTGTGGAAAAATTTGTATTGCCATTTTTTAATAGGAAAACTTTGCCGTCATCTGATTTTTATTCTTATTCTATGCTGATTTTTTTCATTTCCAATATTTTGGGATTGATTGCTTCAATAATAGTTGTTTCTGCTGATTATCTTTTAGCCCTTTCTGCCAATCGTTTTCTCGGATTAACGCAGGGAATGTCGATTTTCTCTGGTTTATCACTGCTTTTTGTTGTGATCAGGTGGAGTTTTGTAATAAAAGAACTTCGCAGAGAACTTATCGAGAAGATACCTGAATATGCAAGTATTGCGATTAGATCAGATGAAACTCTGATAAATCTTGGAACGGCTGTTACGACTGCTGGGTTGGTCATAAGTCTGTTTGTACCTTTTGGGTTTCTGGTAACTCTGGTTGGGTTAAGCCTGGCATATCATTTTTTCTTTAACTCAATGAAGGAGTACGAAAACGATGAACTGATATTTTTCTCAAAAATGCCAAAGATAGCTGAGTTCTCCAAGACGAAAATTTTTAACTTTGAAGTAGATGCTAATGTGATTATTTATTCTTTGATAACACTTTTTGGATATCTTACCTTCCATCAAGAGCAGTACATATCTTCCGTTGAGAGCTATGTAAAATCAAGGAAGCAATTACTTGAGGAGGTGAGCGTGTGAATTACATTTTTTCAACCAAAGGTTTTGACTCTTCACCAGCGATAGAAGAGTATTTGGAGAAGAGATTTCAAAAAGTAGATCGTGTTTTAAAAGAAAATGATATCGTTTCCGCCGAAATAAGAGCAGAGAAGGATGCAATTAATTATGTTTTGAAGGCAAACATAAACTTCAAAGGCAATATCATTGTGGTCCAGGAAAAAGATCCGGACCTTTACACTGCTATTGATAGATTATCTGATGCGCTTGAAAAAAGGGTTAAAAAGATCAAATCAACTGTTCGTGAAAGGCACAGAATGCCTGTCGAAAAGATTCCCAGCATCAGTGATACATATGAATTCGAGGAAGAGGGATCAGAAGTTTATGAAGCAAAAAGAGTACCTTTATCTGTTATGCCACTCGAGGAGGCCATTCTTCAATTTAAAACTATGGAAAGGCAGTTTTTTGTGTTTAGAAATTCAGAAACAAACGAGATAAATTTGTTGTATATACGAAAGGATGGAAAAATAGGATTGTTTGAATTTGTAGACTGAGATGTGGTGAAAAACATGGCTAATCAACTTGTGATAAATATTCAGGAGGAAAAGGTTAATGTCGCCATACTCTCTGATGGTGTTCTCCAGGAGATCTTTAGTGAAGAGGATGAGTCGCTTTCTGGAAACATATATGTCGGTCGAATTGAAAAAATTATTCCAGGTTTAAATGCGGCTTTCGTAAATATAGGCGGAAATCGCAATGGTTTTTTAAAGCTGACAGATATTACAAAGCAGTATATATCCGAAGTGACCAAGAGTCCCGTGAAAGAGGGTATAAAGATTTTGGTGCAGGTGAAACATGACGCAATAGGCACTAAAGGTCCTCAATTGACAGGAAAAATATCCTTAGCCGGAAGATTCTTGGTATATTTTCCCCTCTCAAAAGTGAGAGGGGTTTCTAAAAAAGTTCAGGAACCAAAAGAGCGTGTGAGACTTCAGGAACTTTCAAGGTCACTCGCAAAGAATGATGGTGTTGTGATAAGAACTGCCGCGGAATTCGTACCAGAAGAATATGTTGCAGAAGAGTTTAATCAACTCAAATCAGAATGGCGGAAAGTCCTTCAAAGCTTTAAAAGGGCGAGAAAAATAAAGCTCCTCAGACGTGAGCCGACAACTGTTGATTATATTCTCCGCGAGAGATTAAACAAAGATATAGATGAGGTGCATGTGAATACTCGAGAAATTTACGAAAAGGTAAAAGAAGTCAGCAAAAGACTTGCTAAAAAACCGATGATCTATTTTTTTGAGGGAGATTTATTTGATAAGCTTTGCATATACAGTCAAATTGGGCAACTTCAGGAAAGGATAATCCATTTACCCAGTGGAGGATACATAGCTCTTGACACAACTGAAGCAATGACAGTTTTTGATGTGAATTCAGCGAGCTTTGTCAGTGAAAAAAATCATGCAGATCTTGCTTACAAAACAAATGTTGAGGCGGCTTACGAAATAGCGCGCCAGCTGCGCCTGAGAAATATAGGTGGTATAGTTATAGTCGATTTTATCGATATGCCATCGAAAACTTATTATGATAGATTGACTAAGGAACTACAACAGGCTATAAGAAATGATTCTGCACATATCGAGTTAATTGGATTTACAAAACTTGGGCTTCTTGAAATGACCAGAAAAAGGAGATCGCCTTCGATAGATCAGTTGCTCTTTTCCGGTTGTCCAATTTGCAAAGGTACAGGCAGGGTTGTCTCACCGCATATAGTAGTAAGAAGAGTTATAAACGAACTCTCTAAGATAGAGAATATATCAGAATATTCTTCAGTAAAGGTGATTCTTCATCAAAGACTATCTGGCTACACTGAAAAAATAAAGAAATCCTTATCTTCAACTATTGTTGAGAAAATTCGCTTCAGTTTTGAAGGCAGCAATCCTGGAGATTTCAGCGTTGTTTTCACGAAAAAGACATCTTAACTGCTTGAGCTACTCGAAGATATCTGTGAAAGATATGAACTTTGAGCTTGCATTTGAGCTATAATTTGTTCCATGGTCGCGAATTTGCTCCACAGGTCCTCTTCCTTTTTCTGGATTCTCTCAATCCAGTCTGCAAGTTGTTGAGCCAGTACGCGTTTTTCTCTGTTTATACTTCCGTTCAGACCAGCAACCTGGTCAATTTGCCCTCCGTATTTTGTCAATTCCTTGACATATTGCTGAATTTGCTGAGCAAAGCCTTCGGTATTTTCTTCATTCTGACCGAAAAATTCCCAGATTGCTTCTGGATTCTCTTCTATTTTCGATCTTAGCTTATCTTCATCTATTTCCAATTTTCCCACGACCATATTCTCATAACCGTATGAACCGGTACTGATTCCAATTTCCCACAGATACTTGATTTCTCCAGGCATACTCGTGGTAATGTAGTTTCTTAATTTATTAAAAACAGTGCGCAAGAAAGAGTCATTATTCAAAATTCCTTGCATTTTTTCCTCTTCTGTCATTTCTTCTTCATCTTTGTCTGTAACTTCGGTTTCATTCAGCTTTTCATACAAATAGCTCATTATATCATTCCATTGATTGACAAATTCCTTTATTTGCTCCACTGTAGCATCAACATTGTTTTCAACAGTGATTGTTTGAGTGGATTCTGATGTGTTCTGAACATCAATAGTTAGGCCGTTGTATTTAAAGCTATTGGAAGACGAATATAGGTCTGTCCAGTTGACATTGTCAGTACTTATCTGAACATGTGCGGAACTACCGACATTGAAAGTGGATGTATCCAAACGCAGCAATTGGGAAAGTCCACTACCTCCGTCATCTATAGATATAGTGTTTGCGCCAGTTGAATCTGAGGTCAAAATTAATTTGTCACTATTTTCATCGTATCTTGCAGTAACTCCAGCATCGCTGTTATTTATAGCGCTTATGAGTTCAGAAAGAGTTGTAGTGGTTGTGAAAGATATGCTCACGTCATTTATTGAAATTTGACCGTCATTCAATGACAAACCACGATAAGATGCTATATCACCCAGTTTTTTGTTAGCCGAAATGGCACCTATATGTGCTGTACTCTGCATTGAATAAGTTGACCCGTTCAACTCTACAGGGGCATCAACAAGATTGAAAACTTGCATAAATGTTCCCTGGGTCTGCCTGATTGCGAAAGCTTCATCGCTTGTTATATTTAATTTTCCATCGGAGAAAATCACATTTCCTGATCCAAAAATTGTTTCAAACTTAGCTATGATGTCATCTATTGTATCAGTCGTGCTTATTGATAAATCATAAGTGCTTGATCCTTTCTGCACCTTAAGCGTAGAATCAGCCGGGGTGTATCTGTACATAAGGCTCGAAAAAGTTGCAGAAGAACTTATATTATCGGGACCTATAGTCCCACCGCCAGTGAGAGAGCTTCGTGTGGCTAAGGAAAGAACCTTGACATAATAAGTTCCATTAGCAGTACTGGCATTTGCTGAGGCTGAAAGAATTGTAGAACTGGTTTCCACATTTTTTGATAAAAGATTCGATTGAAGTTTAAAATTGCTTAGAAAATTCATAAACTGCTCGAGTTTATCATCGAGTTGCTGGTATGCTTTTTGTTTCAAATCAAGCTGCTTATATTTGGTATTTAATCGCTCAGCTGCTTCAATATCGGTTGCAAGCAATGCATCAATAATAGAGGAAGTATCCAGACCTGAAAATAATCCTCCAAACTGAATTCTACTTGACGAACTTTGATAATTATAATTTATAGTGCTTGCTATTGATGACAGATCCAATTACATCACGCCCTTTCATCAAAAAGAATTCCTATTAATTCTTGAAGATTTTTTGCTATTTTCACAGCTACTTCTGGTGGAATTTGCCTGATTATCTCACCGGTTTCAGTATTTTTGATCTTGATTATTATCATATTCAAATCTCTATCTGTTGTAAACTGTGCTTCTGCTTTTAGAAAGCTTCTTATTTTCTCGAGAGATTTCTCTATGCCGTCAAGGACAGTTTCTATATTTGTTTTATCGTAATTTTCCCTATTTTTGATATGAATTTCAGCTTGGGCAGTTTTTTGCTGTGGGACATTATGAGTGTTAACATCGTTTACAGGATTAATTCTCATTGCGCCACCCCCAAATATTTTCATCTATATTATTAATCGTCCCAATAAATAAATCCTTTAAGATATCTTGAGAAAATCTCACATTTTCTAATTATAGAACTTTTTGAGATTTTATCATAAATATATAAAAATGATTTTGGGATAAATGGATAAGCAGATCTGGTATAAAATATAAATTATGAGACGATTTATCATAGCTTTTTTACTCTTTTGCTTTTTTGTATGTGGTTTATCAGGTGTTCAACTCAAAATTGAGTTTAAATCTTCAGCAGATACCAAAATTCTCGTTGAAGATGTGTCAAAGGTAATTTCTTCTCTTTTGCCGGAAAAGACATATTTGGAAATAACGCTTGATGGGTCGAATCTTCTGGCAACAGGAGATTCAACGCAAATTGACACAGTTTACGAACTAACTTTTATCGCAACTTATGATGCTACTCAAAATAAATACAATGCTTCCTGGTATGATCAAACACAACTTGCTTATTCGTGCTCTTACTCACCTAAGGATCAGCGACCATATTCAGATTTTGTTAGAGAGTGTGCACATTATCCTCTTGAAAAAGTTTCTCTCTGGCTTCTTAAAAACGATCAATTTGAAAAATACCTTCGTATTACATATCACCCATCCGTTGATGAATATGGTAGCTTCAGCCCGGATGGAAAATATTTTGCGTTTATAACAGACAGGCTATCGGGTAATCGAAACATAGCCTTGCTTGATTTGCAAGCAGGCAAGATTACGGTCCTGCCTGTAGCTGGAAGCAGCGAATATTTTCCAAGATTTTCACCTGATGGAAAACGTTTACTGTTTCAAGGGTCTCTCCATGGATTCTGGAACATATATGTTATGCCATTAGAAAATTATTCAAAAAATATTGTGTTGATTTCAGCTGGAAACAATCCTGCTTATAATCCCTGCTGGTATGATGATGGGACAGTTCTCTATGTTCAGGATAGCGAATATGGGAACCGGCTTTTGCTGAGCACAATTGCCAAAAAAAGAAAACAGATAGAAATACCTTATCCCTTTGAAATGGTTTTTTCTCCGACAGTTTATAAAGATACCATTTATTTTGTAGGGTTGAAAGAATCTGATTTTGGGATATATGCGTTAACCTCGGATGGAACTGTTACTGTTGTGGAAAACACAGTTTTTAATGAACACGATCCTGC is a window of Pseudothermotoga elfii DSM 9442 = NBRC 107921 DNA encoding:
- a CDS encoding F0F1 ATP synthase subunit delta; translated protein: MRYSQIAAKYARALLNVAVELEKTEEYGDILAVVVQLYQKAKQFFDDPTIGAAEHVDRITKFINQIGAHFDKPFWNFLKIVFEKRRQSVLPAILQYYKNMKIESEMKVPVFLTTAYELSEEELKVITDFVRKYTKRNPVFETRIDESLIAGVVIECEGKTFDASVAGRIRNVTRHVLQREVM
- the atpA gene encoding F0F1 ATP synthase subunit alpha; amino-acid sequence: MRISPGEITKVLEDRIKEFKEEIDLQETGRVVQIGDGIARVYGLNSVMADELVEFVETGVKGLAFNLEEDNVGVILLGPYSQIKEGHIVKRLKKIIEVPVGEELLGRVVNPLGEPLDGLGPVEAKHTRKIEIKAPGVIYRRPVNTPLQTGIKAIDAMIPIGRGQRELIIGDRQTGKTAIAIDTIINQKGKGVYCIYVAIGQKTAAVARIVDKLREFGAMEYTTVVVASASDPAPIQYIAPYAGCAMGEYFMYNSKDALVVYDDLSKHAAAYRQLSLLLRRPPGREAYPGDIFYLHSRLLERAARLDDKMGGGSLTALPIVETQANDVSAYIPTNVISITDGQIYLEPGLFYSGFRPAINVGLSVSRVGGSAQIRAMKQVAGMLRIDLAQFRELETFAQFASELDPATRAQIVRGQHLQELLKQDQYSPLPVEEQVVVLYAGVRGYLDELPVESVRKFEKEFLDYMRTSKSSLLKLISEKKELTQEVEDELKKSIQEFLEGWHE
- the atpG gene encoding ATP synthase F1 subunit gamma; protein product: MSRGKLRSVKARIQSTSALMKITRAMEMVARARVRKLEEGFRKAKTFASSVEVLKDRIDFSSCDHPFVIGSGKPVLVVVSSDMGLCGSFNAEIIRETERRLKDFEILITVGSKATAHFSSNKKLAKSYQRIYETPAFNVAAALMEDLLKISGNVHIIYGKFVNRLVQRPTCVQLTPIAGGKNIERYEYEPFSEELAANFANFYVATKIFSLLYETKVSEMYARQNAMRNATENAREMIRTLTLEYNKARQASITQELIEIVTGAEALKEE
- the atpD gene encoding F0F1 ATP synthase subunit beta, with translation MSLAGKGYIVRIIGPVVDVKFDEKELPDIYNALEVTNPQNGEKLILEVEQLIGDNTVRAVALDSTDGLTRGLEVVDTGKPIVAPVGKGVLGRILNVVGKPIDEKGDIQAEDYWPIHRPAPKITEQKTEIEVLETGIKVIDLLAPFPKGGKIGFFGGAGVGKTVLVMELIRNIAIEQKGFSVFAGVGERTREGNDLWLEMQEAGVLENTVLVFGQMNEPPGARFRVGLTALTIAEYFRDVEGRDVLLFIDNIFRFVQAGSEVSALLGRMPSAVGYQPTLATDMGELQERITSTQKGSITSVQAIYVPADDITDPAPATTFSHLDASVVLSRKIAELGIYPAVDPLDSTSKILDPAVIGWEHYQVARGVQEVLQRYKDLQDIIAILGMEELTEEDKLIVQRARKIQRFLSQPFFVAERFTGANGKYVPISETVKGFKEILEGKHDSLPEQAFFMVGTIDEAVQKAERLKGSAA
- a CDS encoding ATP synthase F1 subunit epsilon is translated as MIEVEILSPSTVCWIGKAKFMSFRTVDGSMGILPKRAPIVAQLAIDYVRVVTESEEKTFATYGGYIHCNGQKVTVVSSIVVPVEDLDPHVFKNAQERAKKLLEYQDQLYRNTKIEADVRAGK
- the hpf gene encoding ribosome hibernation-promoting factor, HPF/YfiA family — its product is MNYIFSTKGFDSSPAIEEYLEKRFQKVDRVLKENDIVSAEIRAEKDAINYVLKANINFKGNIIVVQEKDPDLYTAIDRLSDALEKRVKKIKSTVRERHRMPVEKIPSISDTYEFEEEGSEVYEAKRVPLSVMPLEEAILQFKTMERQFFVFRNSETNEINLLYIRKDGKIGLFEFVD
- a CDS encoding Rne/Rng family ribonuclease is translated as MANQLVINIQEEKVNVAILSDGVLQEIFSEEDESLSGNIYVGRIEKIIPGLNAAFVNIGGNRNGFLKLTDITKQYISEVTKSPVKEGIKILVQVKHDAIGTKGPQLTGKISLAGRFLVYFPLSKVRGVSKKVQEPKERVRLQELSRSLAKNDGVVIRTAAEFVPEEYVAEEFNQLKSEWRKVLQSFKRARKIKLLRREPTTVDYILRERLNKDIDEVHVNTREIYEKVKEVSKRLAKKPMIYFFEGDLFDKLCIYSQIGQLQERIIHLPSGGYIALDTTEAMTVFDVNSASFVSEKNHADLAYKTNVEAAYEIARQLRLRNIGGIVIVDFIDMPSKTYYDRLTKELQQAIRNDSAHIELIGFTKLGLLEMTRKRRSPSIDQLLFSGCPICKGTGRVVSPHIVVRRVINELSKIENISEYSSVKVILHQRLSGYTEKIKKSLSSTIVEKIRFSFEGSNPGDFSVVFTKKTS
- the fliD gene encoding flagellar filament capping protein FliD; the encoded protein is MDLSSIASTINYNYQSSSSRIQFGGLFSGLDTSSIIDALLATDIEAAERLNTKYKQLDLKQKAYQQLDDKLEQFMNFLSNFKLQSNLLSKNVETSSTILSASANASTANGTYYVKVLSLATRSSLTGGGTIGPDNISSSATFSSLMYRYTPADSTLKVQKGSSTYDLSISTTDTIDDIIAKFETIFGSGNVIFSDGKLNITSDEAFAIRQTQGTFMQVFNLVDAPVELNGSTYSMQSTAHIGAISANKKLGDIASYRGLSLNDGQISINDVSISFTTTTTLSELISAINNSDAGVTARYDENSDKLILTSDSTGANTISIDDGGSGLSQLLRLDTSTFNVGSSAHVQISTDNVNWTDLYSSSNSFKYNGLTIDVQNTSESTQTITVENNVDATVEQIKEFVNQWNDIMSYLYEKLNETEVTDKDEEEMTEEEKMQGILNNDSFLRTVFNKLRNYITTSMPGEIKYLWEIGISTGSYGYENMVVGKLEIDEDKLRSKIEENPEAIWEFFGQNEENTEGFAQQIQQYVKELTKYGGQIDQVAGLNGSINREKRVLAQQLADWIERIQKKEEDLWSKFATMEQIIAQMQAQSSYLSQISSSSSSS
- a CDS encoding flagellar protein FlaG, producing the protein MRINPVNDVNTHNVPQQKTAQAEIHIKNRENYDKTNIETVLDGIEKSLEKIRSFLKAEAQFTTDRDLNMIIIKIKNTETGEIIRQIPPEVAVKIAKNLQELIGILFDERA
- a CDS encoding TolB family protein, whose protein sequence is MRRFIIAFLLFCFFVCGLSGVQLKIEFKSSADTKILVEDVSKVISSLLPEKTYLEITLDGSNLLATGDSTQIDTVYELTFIATYDATQNKYNASWYDQTQLAYSCSYSPKDQRPYSDFVRECAHYPLEKVSLWLLKNDQFEKYLRITYHPSVDEYGSFSPDGKYFAFITDRLSGNRNIALLDLQAGKITVLPVAGSSEYFPRFSPDGKRLLFQGSLHGFWNIYVMPLENYSKNIVLISAGNNPAYNPCWYDDGTVLYVQDSEYGNRLLLSTIAKKRKQIEIPYPFEMVFSPTVYKDTIYFVGLKESDFGIYALTSDGTVTVVENTVFNEHDPAISPDGRYLAYSCNITGYYTIWVKDLFTQEKWCITQDIPHDAFYPVFSPDGKVVAFSVYEGNFEPDIWFVRFRPVSSTLQAESVPRSSRAPCH